The following coding sequences are from one Alosa alosa isolate M-15738 ecotype Scorff River chromosome 13, AALO_Geno_1.1, whole genome shotgun sequence window:
- the nt5c3a gene encoding cytosolic 5'-nucleotidase 3 isoform X1: MDKNAMVKVGAVASASMCALFGGVVLAQYIFTRKNRAGKKTKIIEMLPEFEKSTVHIKDPERVEQVICDLIKGGAPKLQIITDFDMTLSKFAVNGKRCPTCHNIIDNCKLVTEDCRKKLLQLKETYYPIEIDPHLTIEEKFPFMVEWYFKSHTLLVEQRLQKDKLPEVVRESDASLREGYEQFFDRLLQHNVPVFIFSAGLGDVLEEIIRQAGVYHANVKVVSNFMDFDENGVIKGFKGELIHVYNKHDGALRNTEYFKQLKDNCNIILMGDSLGDLNMADGVPSVENILKIGFLNDKVEERLEKYMDSYDIVLVKDESLEVPNSILQRIL, translated from the exons ATGGATAAAAACGCCATGGTCAAAGTTGGGGCCGTGGCCAGCGCCAGCATGTGCGCTCTGTTTGGTGGTGTGGTTTTGGCGCAATATATTTTTACCAGGAAGAACAGAGCTGGGAAGAAAACGAAGATAATCGAAATG ctgccggaGTTTGAGAAGAGCACCGTCCACATAAAGGACCCGGAGCGGGTTGAGCAGGTGATCTGCGACTTGATCAAGGGTGGAGCCCCTAAGCTGCAG ATTATCACAGATTTTGATATGACGTTAAGTAAATTCGCAGTCAATGGAAAACGCTGCCCAACTTGTCATA aTATTATCGATAACTGCAAACTTGTCACAGAGGATTGCCGCAAAAAG TTGCTGCAGCTGAAAGAAACCTACTATCCCATTGAGATAGACCCCCACCTCACTATTGAGGAGAAGTTTCCATTCATGGTCGAATG GTATTTTAAATCCCACACGTTATTAGTGGAGCAGAGGCTTCAGAAGGACAAACTCCCAGAGGTGGTGAGAGAGTCCGATGCATCTCTCAG GGAGGGCTATGAGCAGTTCTTTGATCGGCTGCTGCAGCACAACGTGCCCGTGTTCATCTTCTCGGCTGGCCTGGGCGATGTGCTGGAGGAGATCATTCGCCAGGCTGGGGTCTACCATGCCAACGTCAAAGTGGTCTCCAACTTCATGGATTTTGATGAGAAT ggagtCATCAAAGGCTTCAAAGGCGAGCTCATCCATGTGTACAACAAACATGACGGGGCACTCCGGAACACTGAGTACTTCAAGCAGCTGAAGGACAACTGCAATATCATTTTGATGGGCGACTCCCTTGGTGACCTGAACATGGCCGATGgtgtgcccagtgtggagaACATCCTCAAGATTGGCTTCCTCAATGACAAG GTGGAGGAGCGTTTGGAGAAGTACATGGACTCTTATGATATTGTCCTGGTGAAGGATGAGTCTCTAGAAGTGCCCAATTCCATCCTCCAGAGGATTCTGTGA
- the nt5c3a gene encoding cytosolic 5'-nucleotidase 3 isoform X2, translating to MRHIPKLPEFEKSTVHIKDPERVEQVICDLIKGGAPKLQIITDFDMTLSKFAVNGKRCPTCHNIIDNCKLVTEDCRKKLLQLKETYYPIEIDPHLTIEEKFPFMVEWYFKSHTLLVEQRLQKDKLPEVVRESDASLREGYEQFFDRLLQHNVPVFIFSAGLGDVLEEIIRQAGVYHANVKVVSNFMDFDENGVIKGFKGELIHVYNKHDGALRNTEYFKQLKDNCNIILMGDSLGDLNMADGVPSVENILKIGFLNDKVEERLEKYMDSYDIVLVKDESLEVPNSILQRIL from the exons ATGCGACATATCCCAAAG ctgccggaGTTTGAGAAGAGCACCGTCCACATAAAGGACCCGGAGCGGGTTGAGCAGGTGATCTGCGACTTGATCAAGGGTGGAGCCCCTAAGCTGCAG ATTATCACAGATTTTGATATGACGTTAAGTAAATTCGCAGTCAATGGAAAACGCTGCCCAACTTGTCATA aTATTATCGATAACTGCAAACTTGTCACAGAGGATTGCCGCAAAAAG TTGCTGCAGCTGAAAGAAACCTACTATCCCATTGAGATAGACCCCCACCTCACTATTGAGGAGAAGTTTCCATTCATGGTCGAATG GTATTTTAAATCCCACACGTTATTAGTGGAGCAGAGGCTTCAGAAGGACAAACTCCCAGAGGTGGTGAGAGAGTCCGATGCATCTCTCAG GGAGGGCTATGAGCAGTTCTTTGATCGGCTGCTGCAGCACAACGTGCCCGTGTTCATCTTCTCGGCTGGCCTGGGCGATGTGCTGGAGGAGATCATTCGCCAGGCTGGGGTCTACCATGCCAACGTCAAAGTGGTCTCCAACTTCATGGATTTTGATGAGAAT ggagtCATCAAAGGCTTCAAAGGCGAGCTCATCCATGTGTACAACAAACATGACGGGGCACTCCGGAACACTGAGTACTTCAAGCAGCTGAAGGACAACTGCAATATCATTTTGATGGGCGACTCCCTTGGTGACCTGAACATGGCCGATGgtgtgcccagtgtggagaACATCCTCAAGATTGGCTTCCTCAATGACAAG GTGGAGGAGCGTTTGGAGAAGTACATGGACTCTTATGATATTGTCCTGGTGAAGGATGAGTCTCTAGAAGTGCCCAATTCCATCCTCCAGAGGATTCTGTGA